From Coffea arabica cultivar ET-39 chromosome 2e, Coffea Arabica ET-39 HiFi, whole genome shotgun sequence, the proteins below share one genomic window:
- the LOC113731071 gene encoding endoribonuclease Dicer homolog 2-like, with the protein MESINIVADDNVEAPEQCDQAYEEEQMQYVPPELVGRPGNDSEILYHCYLIALQPDFSCNTMPRDILLATRARLEFDDETLDFELDVPRGSLKIRMKYVRHIKLTSEEVLLCQKFQVTLFRLLIDQNQNKLQEALSGSNENIEHAFLDYLLIPSTGSRENPSIDWTCVRSVLYPQETISDKHMDCCSNRVQGRYVHTKNGLICCCKLQNSLVVTPHNGIIYCTTDTLDDLNSNSLLMLRKGGSVTYKAYFAKQHGITLCFDGEPFIKGKHLFMVQNFLLGCRNQKTKVPTNASVELPPEICEVIMSPISIGSVSSFSYAPSIIQRIESLLIAGNLKRMLMADCMLNDMIPTIKVLEAITTKNCRENFHLTSLATIGDSFLKYATSQQLFKTHQNHNNGLLTEERTKIVSNLALCKLGCDKKISGFIRNECFDPKTWRIPGDNSQTYTLREEVLSTRIIVYGREKRMIKIKTVADVIEALIGVFICTTSERAALAFMKWMGFEVDFVYVQYKRPVAANPEKLVDLRFFKSLLNQYSFRDASLLVEALTHGSYVRPESPTSYKRLEFLGDAVLDYLITMHLHNEHPNLSSGLLTDLRSASVNNDCYARTAIKAGLHKHILHGSQAQRRRILAIVENFEQSSQDSTFGWESEPVIKILADIIESLAGAIYVDSGYDKEVVFRSIKPLLEPLVTPETLKLQPVRELEELCAKGKFVMKEAVRYDNGEISVELEVDANGATHTCQQSAANKDAAEKKAAMAILEMLKGNELHRRGHAQPRLS; encoded by the exons ATGGAATCAATTAATATTGTAGCTGATGACAACGTAGAGGCTCCAGAGCAGT GTGATCAAGCATATGAGGAGGAACAGATGCAGTATGTCCCTCCGGAATTGGTTGGTCGTCCTGGGAATGATTCTGAGATATTGTATCATTGCTACCTAATTGCTCTTCAGCCTGATTTTAGTTGCAACACCATGCCTCGCGATATTTTGCTTGCTACAAGGGCAAGGCTTGAATTTGATGATGAGACTCTGGATTTTGAGTTAGACGTGCCCAGAGGCAGCTTAAAGATACGAATGAAATATGTTAGACATATTAAACTAACGTCTGAAGAG GTTCTTCTTTGTCAGAAGTTCCAAGTCACACTTTTTAGGCTGCTTATTGATCAAAATCAGAACAAGCTGCAAGAAGCATTGAGCGGATCAAACGAGAACATTGAACATGCTTTCCTTGATTATCTTCTGATTCCATCTACAGGCTCGCGTGAAAATCCATCAATTGATTGGACGTGTGTCAGATCTGTTCTATATCCTCAGGAAACCATATCAGATAAGCATATGGATTGTTGTTCTAATAGAGTTCAAGGCCGTTATGTGCACACAAAAAATGGCTTGATCTGCTgctgcaaattgcagaattcTTTGGTAGTGACTCCTCATAACGGTATCATATATTGCACTACTGATACTTTGGATGATTTGAACAGCAATTCGTTGCTAATGCTGAGAAAAGGGGGATCTGTTACTTATAAAGCATACTTTGCGAAACA GCATGGCATCACATTGTGCTTCGACGGAGAACCATTTATTAAAGGAAAACATCTGTTTATGGTGCAGAACTTTCTTCTGGGATGTAggaatcaaaagacaaaag TCCCGACTAATGCATCAGTTGAGTTGCCTCCAGAAATTTGTGAAGTGATCATGTCTCCTATATCCATTGGTTCAGTATCTTCCTTCTCATATGCTCCATCCATCATACAACGGATAGAGTCCTTATTAATAGCTGGCAACTTGAAAAGGATGCTAATGGCCGACTGCATGCTCAATGATATGATTCCGACCATCAAG GTCTTAGAGGCAATTACGACTAAAAATTGCCGAGAGAATTTTCATTTGACATCATTGGCAACCATTGGAGACTCCTTCTTGAAATATGCTACAAGTCAACAACTATTCAAGACACATCAAAATCACAACAATGGTCTTCTTACTGAGGAGAGAACAAAAATCGTCTCCAACCTCGCACTATGCAAGCTGGGATGCGATAAGAAGATATcg GGGTTTATCCGCAATGAATGTTTTGATCCTAAAACATGGAGAATTCCTGGTGATAACTCTCAAACCTATACACTGCGGGAAGAAGTGCTTTCAACTAGAATAATTGTTTATGGCAGGGAGAAAAGGATGATTAAAATTAAGACGGTTGCTGATGTAATTGAGGCCCTTATTGGTGTATTCATTTGTACGACAAGTGAAAGAGCAGCCTTAGCGTTTATGAAATGGATGGGTTTTGAAGTTGACTTCGTTTATGTTCAGTACAAAAGGCCAGTCGCTGCAAATCCAGAGAAGCTGGTTGATCTCAGATTTTTCAAGTCTCTATTGAATCAATACTCATTCCGTGATGCTTCTCTCCTTGTTGAAGCACTTACTCATGGTTCTTACGTGCGACCCGAGAGCCCCACATCCTATAAG CGTCTGGAATTTCTTGGGGATGCAGTGCTGGACTATCTCATCACCATGCATCTCCACAATGAGCATCCCAATCTGTCTTCTGGATTATTAACAGATTTAAGGTCAGCTTCTGTGAACAATGACTGCTATGCACGAACTGCAATTAAAGCTGGGCTTCATAAGCACATTCTACATGGTTCACAAGCCCAGCGGCGGCGCATTCTTgcaattgttgaaaattttgagcAATCATCACAAGACTCGACTTTTGGGTGGGAGTCAGAGCCAGTAATCAAG ATTCTTGCAGACATTATAGAATCTCTTGCCGGGGCAATATACGTTGATTCTGGATATGACAAAGAGGTTGTATTTAGAAGCATAAAGCCGCTTCTCGAGCCTCTGGTTACCCCTGAGACTTTAAAGCTCCAACCTGTGAGGGAACTGGAGGAATTGTGTGCAAAGGGAAAATTTGTCATGAAGGAGGCTGTCAGATATGACAATGGTGAGATATCCGTCGAGCTTGAAGTTGATGCAAATGGTGCTACTCACACATGTCAGCAATCTGCGGCAAACAAGGATGCAGCAGAAAAAAAAGCAGCCATGGCTATTTTGGAGATGCTAAAGGGAAATGAGTTACACCGGAGGGGCCACGCACAACCCCGCCTGTCTTGA